Proteins from one Gorilla gorilla gorilla isolate KB3781 chromosome 11, NHGRI_mGorGor1-v2.1_pri, whole genome shotgun sequence genomic window:
- the STRADB gene encoding STE20-related kinase adapter protein beta isoform X1, whose product MSLLDCFCTSRTQVESLRPEKQSETSIHQYLVDEPTLSWSPPSTRASEVLCSTNVSHYELQVEIGRGFDNLTSVHLARHTPTGTLVTIKITNLENCNEERLKALQKAVILSHFFRHPNITTYWTVFTVGSWLWVISPFMAYGSASQLLRTYFPEGMSETLIRNILFGAVRGLNYLHQNGCIHRSIKASHILISGDGLVTLSGLSHLHSLVKHGQRHRAVYDFPQFSTSVQPWLSPELLRQDLHGYNVKSDIYSVGITACELASGQVPFQDMHRTQMLLQKLKGPPYSPLDISIFPQSESRMKNSRSGVDSGIGESVLVSSGTHTVNSDRLHTPSSKTFSPAFFSLVQLCLQQDPEKRPSASSLLSHVFFKQMKEESQDSILSLLPPAYNKPSISLPPVLPWTEPECDFPDEKDSYWEF is encoded by the exons GTTGATGAGCCAACCCTTTCCTGGTCACCTCCATCCACTAGAGCCAGTGAAGTACTATGTTCCACCAACGTTTCTCACTACGAGCTCCAAGTAGAAATAG GAAGAGGATTTGACAACTTGACTTCTGTCCATCTTGCACGGCATACCCCCACGGGAACACTGGTaactataaaaattacaaatctgGAAAACTGCAATGAAGAACGCCTGAAAGCTTTACAG AAAGCCGTGATTCTATCCCACTTTTTCCGGCATCCCAATATTACAACTTACTGGACAGTTTTCACTGTTGGCAGCTGGCTTTGGGTTATTTCTCCATTTATGGCCTATG GTTCAGCAAGTCAACTCTTGAGGACCTATTTTCCTGAAGGAATGAGTGAAACTTTAATAAGAAACATTCTCTTTGGAGCCGTGAGAGGGTTGAACTATCTGCACCAAAATGGCTGTATTCACAG GAGTATTAAAGCCAGCCATATCCTCATTTCTGGTGATGGCCTAGTGACCCTCTCTGGCCTGTCCCATCTGCATAGTTTGGTTAAGCATGGACAGAGGCATAGGGCTGTGTATGATTTCCCACAGTTCAGCACATCAGTGCAGCCGTGGCTGAGTCCAGAACTACTGAGACAG GATTTACATGGGTATAATGTGAAGTCAGATATttacagtgttgggattacagcatgtGAATTAGCCAGTGGGCAGGTGCCTTTCCAGGACATGCATAGAACTCAG ATGCTGTTACAGAAACTGAAAGGTCCTCCTTATAGCCCATTGGATATCAGTATTTTCCCTCAATCAGAATCCAGAATGAAAAATTCCCGGTCAGGTGTAGACTCTGGGATTGGAGAAAGTGTGCTTGTCTCCAGTGGAACTCACACAGTAAATAGTGACCGATTACACACACCATCCTCAAAAACTTTCTCTCCTGCCTTCTTTAGCTTGGTACAGCTCTGTTTGCAACAAGATCCTGAGAAAAG GCCATCAGCAAGCAGTTTATTGTCCCATGTTTTCTTCAAACAG ATGAAAGAAGAAAGCCAGGATTCAATACTTTCACTGTTGCCTCCTGCTTATAACAAGCCATCAATATCATTGCCTCCAGTGTTACCTTGGACTGAGCCAGAATGTGATTTTCCTGATGAAAAAGACTCATACTGGGAATTCTAG
- the STRADB gene encoding STE20-related kinase adapter protein beta isoform X2 gives MSLLDCFCTSRTQVESLRPEKQSETSIHQYLVDEPTLSWSPPSTRASEVLCSTNVSHYELQVEIGRGFDNLTSVHLARHTPTGTLVTIKITNLENCNEERLKALQKAVILSHFFRHPNITTYWTVFTVGSWLWVISPFMAYGSASQLLRTYFPEGMSETLIRNILFGAVRGLNYLHQNGCIHRSIKASHILISGDGLVTLSGLSHLHSLVKHGQRHRAVYDFPQFSTSVQPWLSPELLRQDLHGYNVKSDIYSVGITACELASGQVPFQDMHRTQMLLQKLKGPPYSPLDISIFPQSESRMKNSRSGVDSGIGESVLVSSGTHTVNSDRLHTPSSKTFSPAFFSLVQLCLQQDPEKR, from the exons GTTGATGAGCCAACCCTTTCCTGGTCACCTCCATCCACTAGAGCCAGTGAAGTACTATGTTCCACCAACGTTTCTCACTACGAGCTCCAAGTAGAAATAG GAAGAGGATTTGACAACTTGACTTCTGTCCATCTTGCACGGCATACCCCCACGGGAACACTGGTaactataaaaattacaaatctgGAAAACTGCAATGAAGAACGCCTGAAAGCTTTACAG AAAGCCGTGATTCTATCCCACTTTTTCCGGCATCCCAATATTACAACTTACTGGACAGTTTTCACTGTTGGCAGCTGGCTTTGGGTTATTTCTCCATTTATGGCCTATG GTTCAGCAAGTCAACTCTTGAGGACCTATTTTCCTGAAGGAATGAGTGAAACTTTAATAAGAAACATTCTCTTTGGAGCCGTGAGAGGGTTGAACTATCTGCACCAAAATGGCTGTATTCACAG GAGTATTAAAGCCAGCCATATCCTCATTTCTGGTGATGGCCTAGTGACCCTCTCTGGCCTGTCCCATCTGCATAGTTTGGTTAAGCATGGACAGAGGCATAGGGCTGTGTATGATTTCCCACAGTTCAGCACATCAGTGCAGCCGTGGCTGAGTCCAGAACTACTGAGACAG GATTTACATGGGTATAATGTGAAGTCAGATATttacagtgttgggattacagcatgtGAATTAGCCAGTGGGCAGGTGCCTTTCCAGGACATGCATAGAACTCAG ATGCTGTTACAGAAACTGAAAGGTCCTCCTTATAGCCCATTGGATATCAGTATTTTCCCTCAATCAGAATCCAGAATGAAAAATTCCCGGTCAGGTGTAGACTCTGGGATTGGAGAAAGTGTGCTTGTCTCCAGTGGAACTCACACAGTAAATAGTGACCGATTACACACACCATCCTCAAAAACTTTCTCTCCTGCCTTCTTTAGCTTGGTACAGCTCTGTTTGCAACAAGATCCTGAGAAAAGGTAA